One Hypanus sabinus isolate sHypSab1 chromosome X2 unlocalized genomic scaffold, sHypSab1.hap1 SUPER_X2_unloc_22, whole genome shotgun sequence DNA window includes the following coding sequences:
- the LOC132385798 gene encoding gastrula zinc finger protein XlCGF8.2DB-like has protein sequence MSFTCLDCGKGFTRSSTLQRHQRVHTGERPFTCSECGKGFSDSSKLVRHYRVHTGERPVTCSECGKGFARSSQLTEHQRVHTGEKPFSCFQCGKGFTQSSHLKVHQRIHTGEKPFTCCECGKGFTDSSHLVKHCRIHTGEKPFTCSECGKGFTDSSHLVKHCRIHTGEKPFTCSECGKGFTQSSHLNVHQRIHTGEKPFSCSECRKGFADSYSLVKHIRIHTGEKPFTCCECGKGFTDSSHLVKHCRIHTGEKPFTCCECGKGFTDSSHLVKHCRIHTGEKPFTCCECGKGFTASSNLVRHSRIHTGEKPFTCSDCGKGFTRSSGLKVHQRVHTGRCQSPVLIVGMNSLRYLN, from the coding sequence ATgtcgttcacctgcttagactgtgggaagggattcactcgttcatccacactacagagacaccagcgagttcacaccggggagaggccattcacttgctctgaatgtgggaagggattcagtgacTCATCCAAACTTGTGAGAcactaccgagttcacactggggagaggccggtcacttgctctgaatgtgggaaaggatttgctcggtcatctcaactgactgaacatcagcgagttcacactggggagaaaccgttcagctgctTTCAATGTGGCAAGGGGTTCACCCAGTCATCTCAtctgaaagtacatcagcgaattcacactggggagaagccattcacatgctgtgaatgtgggaagggattcactgactcatcccaccttgtgaagcactgccgaattcacactggggagaagccattcacatgctctgaatgtgggaagggattcactgactcatcccaccttgtgaagcactgccgaattcacactggggagaagccattcacatgctctgaatgtgggaagggattcactcagtcgtctCATCTGAatgtacatcagcgaattcacactggggagaaaccgttcagctgctCTGAATGTAGGAAGGGATTCGCTGATTCATACTCCCTTGTGAAGCACatccgaattcacactggggagaagccattcacatgctgtgaatgtgggaagggattcactgactcatcccaccttgtgaagcactgccgaattcacactggggagaagccattcacatgctgtgaatgtgggaagggattcactgactcatcccaccttgtgaagcactgccgaattcacactggggagaagccgttcacgtgctgtgaatgtgggaaggggttcactgcATCATCCAACCTGGTGAGGCACagccgaattcacactggggagaaaccgttcacctgctcagattgtggaaagggattcactcggtcatcaggCTTGAAAgtccatcagcgagttcacactgggcgaTGCCAGTCACCTGTTCtgattgtgggaatgaattcGCTCAGATATCTCAACTGA